The Mangrovivirga cuniculi genomic sequence TTAACTGGCAATACCTAATTCAGTACGAATTTCCTGAAAATCGACCACTCCCTGAGTAAAATATTTAGAAAGGTGAGGATATGCAGACCGGAGTTCTGTTAACATTAAATTAAATGGTATGTCTTCAAATGTCCCGTAAAAATGCAAAAACTCAAGTTGCTTCCCCGTCTGGTCATATTGTTGAAAAAACGCATCATTTTCACCATCAAACTCAAGTACAGGAACACCAAGATAATCACACAATGATTTATTAAATGCCGGGGTAAGCTTAACCCATCTTTCATTGAGATAAAGCTCAGCATATCCATGAAACACAAAAACATCTGTTTCAAGGATTTCTTCCAGATTGCTCGTGCCTATATGATTTTTAACATTAGCAAACCCCATTCTGGCAGGAATTCCTTCAGCTCTTGCCGTTGCAACTAATAAAGAAGCTTTTTCTACACAATAGCCATAATTTCTTTCGAGTAAATTACTCGATTGAATTCCCTCTTCAGTAAAGTTTAATTTGTATGGATTATAACGGAAATCATCTCTGATACGATTGTAAAGTGCGATAGCTTTTTCTACTGGAGAATCCAGACCAGAACAGATCTTTTTCGCATAACTTTTTACTTTAGGATGATCACAATTAATATATCTGTAAGCAGAAAGAAACTCTTGCATTATTATTTAAAAAATTTCGATTTTTGGCGATGACTAATATAACAAATAATCAGTAGAAATTTAAACTCAAGCAAACTCATCCTTTTAATAATTATCCATCATTTAGTTTTTTATTTCTTCCCTGTATAATTTTTATAATTTTTATCAAAATAGTATAATTGCAGATCTATCAACCAAAAAATGTGATGTATCGGTTTAATCGATTGCTGACCTTATCAGCATTTTTATTAATTATCTTTTCTAGTTGTAAAACCACTAAAATCAATAAGGAAAGTGGAATTCTTAGCCTAACAAGCTCTGACATTATATTGATAAACACTCTTCCTGTTAATGGTCACAAAGCAATTTCTTTCTATGAATCAGCTAGAGAAAAGCTTATAAAAGCGGGTGTAAAAGAAGTGATTTACCTTCCAGAAGTAGAATTTCAACTATTAGCTTCAGGAATAAAATACGATGATTTAAAACGATCTCCACTGAAAGAGTCTACAAGAATCAGAATTTCTGAAACTTTAGGTGTTGACTACATTATTGAGGCAAAGTTAACAAGTGCACAACGAGGTTCAATATATGGTGTTTCACAAGGAAGTTCATCGCTAAACCCGAAGGACCCGACCTCTTCTAAAGCAGAATTGATGTTTTTAATATCTAACCTTGATAACTCTGCTTTAGATTATAAATTTTCAGTTACTACAAATATTAGTGGATTTTATTATAAAGAAGAAGAAGATGGTGATAAAAATTATCTAAATTTGTCACCGTCTGAATACACTGTAATTATGCAGTCATTTACCGATGGAATAAAAGAAATCTCTAAAAAAGTAAACCAATAATTTTTTACACAATCCTTAAAAATGAAGAATTTTTTAATTGTTGCAGTTTTTATCAGCATAGCATTTTCTATTTACCCTCTTTTACAAAAAACTAACATATCTATTTTTGGAATTGATACTATCAAAGAATCCATCCAAGGATATGATGAAAAGATTGCAGAGTACGATAAAAAAATAAAAGAGCTAAAAGAAAAAGAGAACCTTAGTGAAATTGACCAAACAGTGATTGAGTCAAATGAAACTTTTAGAAATACTTTTGTAGGCGTTAAAAACGTGCAAGAAAAAGAATTGCGCAAAGCTTACGGCATTATTATCGGTACATTGGCACTTTTTGTTTTATTACCTTTTTTAATTTTTGGTGGATCCTCTACAAAAAACCTTAACAATGAGGAAAAAACATGGTTGACGATACCTTTAGAAAACATTAAAAGCCTTGACCTTTCGTTTGATAAGAAAAAGAGGGATGGAAATCAGGATGCCAGTAATATAAATTTCGTAAGCAAAAGAATCCAAATTGAAAATAATACATTAAGCACAAAGGGCTCTACACAATCCACAGCTATGATTATGGCATTTCTGTGTCTACCAGTATTTTATTTTGTTCCTCATTTATATCATTATTTTTCACCCTCAAGTGATGGTGGGTCTTTTATAGATTTATTAGATAATTGGAGAGTTTTAATCACTCCGGTTATATTCCTAATCGTTGGTATTTATCTTTTTATAAGTTTTGGTCCAAAAGCGAAATTTTCAATTAACAAATCCACTGGTCTCATTAAATATAGATCAGGTACAGAAATGGTTACAAGAAATATTTCTGAATTGGAATCTGTCCAAATAAATTCATTCGCCTTATCATCAAATAAAGGACATACGCATCAACAATATGAATTGCAATTAAATTTCACTGATGGTTCTGTTAAAGCATTATTTAATCATACAGGTAAAGAAGAAATGTATGTGGATGCGATAAAAACAGCGCGTTTTACAAATAAGCCCTTAGTCGATCCTGTTCGTGCAGTTGAATCTAACCCTCATTTTATTTAGCAAAAATTGGCATTTGCCTTAACAGTTTTTAAATGTAATCTATCTTTAAAGGAAGATCTCAGAAATATATTTGTTGCATAATCAATCAACAAAACTAATACAATGAGATTTTCCTTATTACTTCTTTTAATGTCATTATTGTCTGCAATTAATATACTCGGACAGGAAAATGACAAAAAATTAAACTTTTCTGTTGAGGCAGGTCACCTATCAGGAATAGGAAACGTTCGACACACAGAAGACATCTACCACGAGAATTTCATGAAAGGCTCCAGACTAAGGTTTGTTCTGGGATATGAACTAAATGATTATTTCTCAACAGGACTTGGTTTTGGGCTAGACGGCTATAAAAGCAATTACTCTTTTAGTGAGCCCTATTACAATACAGCTCCTCTTTTTATCGAATTTAATGGGAAGCTGAGAAAATCAGGCAATACTCCTGATGCATCTATTAAATTTGGAAATTCCATTAAATTTAGTGAAAGCTTTGAATCAGGCCTCCACTTCTCTTTCGATGTGGGTTATTCAATCAAATGGAATAAAATAAAGATAAGACCATCCTTGGGTTATAATATTCAGCAGATCAGAAATGCTAATATTGAGATTTATGATGAAAGCAATAATAACTTAAGTTCATATGACAGTAATATCCTTCTGAAAAGCCTGTCATTTAATCTGCGATTTACTTTCTAAACCTATACAGGTACAATTAAAAAGGCTAGTTGAAATTTAAACTAGCCTTTTTTATATCCTTAGTCGTTAAAGAACCTTTTCTTATTAATAAATATTAGCACTACCCCGACGAAAATACAAGAGTCGGCAATATTAAATACAGGCCTGAAAAACTGAAAACTATCTCCTCCCCAATAAGGAACCCATTCTGGAAAGGTGGTATTTATCATAGGAAAGTAAAGCATATCAATAACCTGTCCGTGAAATAATGGAAACAGGGCTCCATACATTACATTTCCTTCTAAAAAAACACCATAGAACGTACTATCGATCACATTGCCCAGTGCACCTCCAAGTATTAATGCGATTGCATATAACAGTCCATCGTGAACACCCTTTTTATATAGATAGTAAATGTAGTACCCAATCGCTCCGACAGCAATAATTCTGAAAGTGGTAAGAATTAACTTTCCGTATTCAAAATCCATTTTCCAGCCAAAAGCCATTCCCGGATTTAATGTATAGTGTAGCTTAAACCAATCGCCTATAACGTTGATATCTTCACCCTGATACATATTATGATAAACCCACATTTTACTGGCCTGATCGACAATAATGACCAATAGCGTGAGAAGGTAAAACTTTGTTAATTTCACTTTTCTACTTCAATGTTTATTTTAATAGTATAATCATCAATCTGGAGTTCTTCGCCGTTTCCATTAACTCCGGATTCAACAAGTGATAACGCCTGTGTTTCAGAACATATGTATTCTTTATGTGCAGATACGGCTTCTTTAACTACGCTATCTGATGATTCAAAAATTATATTAATCTTATCCTGAACTTCCAGGCCTTTATCTTTTCGAAGATTCTGGATCCTGTTAACCAGGTCTCTGGCAAAACCTTCTTTTCTTAATTCGTCAGTTATTGTGATATCAAGAGCAACTGTAACTCCTTTTTCACTTGCTACCGCCCAACCTGGAATATCATCTGAAGTGATTTCAACATCTTCCAATGTTAACTTAATCTCTTCTCCTCCAACAGTGATTTGGTATTCATTTTGCTGCTCCAGAGTTTTAATATCATCCTGGTCAAACTTTGAAATTTCCTTGGTGATATCTTTCATTAGCGGACCATATTCTTTACCTAATTTCCTAAAATTAGGTTTGATACGCTTTACGATCACACCAGACTCTTCATCAAGTAATTCTACCTCTTTAACATTTACCTCAGACTTAACTATATCTTCAACAGCAGCAATGTACTGAGCAGTCTTTTCATTTAAAGCCGGCACCATTACCTTTTGTAACGGCTGACGAACCTTAATCTTATTTTTCTTCCTGATAGAATGAACAAGTGATGAAATATGCTGAGCAAGATACATTCTTTCTTCGAGTTCTTTATCCACAAGAGTTTCATCTATTTCAGGAAAATCACTTAAATGTACACTAATTACCTCTCCATTATCCTTGCTGGCGATTAATAAATCTCTGTAAAGCTTATCTGCATAAAAAGGTGCTACAGGTGATGCAAGTTTTGAGATAGTAAACAAGCATTTATATAAGGTATAATATGCTGCTTTTTTATCTTCATTCAGGTCGCCTCTCCAGAATCGTTTTCTGTTAAGTCGCACATACCAGTTACTCAGGTCGTCGATAACAAAATCCTGAATTAATCTGGTAGCCCTGGTAGGTTCATAATCTGTAAATGCAGAATCAACATCTTTGATAAGAGAATTCAACTTACTGATTACCCAACGATCACTTTCCGTCAATGCATTAATTACTCCTTTGTCTTCAGCAAACTCGTAATTATCAAGGTTAGCATAAAGAGCAAAGAAAGAATATGTATTATGTAGAGTGCCAAAGAACCTTCTTTGTACTTCCTGAACACCTTCAAGGTTAAATTTCAGGTTATCCCACGGATTCGCATTAGAGATCATATACCAGCGAGTAGCATCCGGACCATATTGCGAAAGTGTTTCGAATGGGTTGATTACATTACCCACTCTCTTTGACATCTTATTTCCGTTCTTGTCCAGGACAAGACCATTTGAAATAACATTTTTATATGCTACAGAATCAAATAGTAATCCCGCTATTGCATGAAGAGTAAAAAACCATCCCCGAGTTTGATCAACACCCTCTGCAATGAAATCAGCAGGGAAGTTCTTATCAAATGTCTCATGATTCTCAAATGGATAATGCCATTGAGCATAAGGCATGGCACCACTGTCAAACCAAACGTCGATTAGATCAGGCTCACGGAACATCTTTTGTCCTGTAGAACTGACTAATACAACATCGTCAACATATGGTCTGTGTAGATCAAAATCTTCAGCTATTTGCTCAGACATAAAGCCAGCATCGATCGACTTCTGAACTTCATCTCTAAGTTCCTGAATAGATCCGATGCACTTTTCTTCTGATTTATCTTCTGAAACCCAGATCGGAAGTGGAGTTCCCCAGTATCTTGATCTGGACAAGTTCCAGTCTACCAGGTTTTCAAGCCAGTTACCAAATCTGCCTTCACCGGTTGATGCCGGTTTCCAGTTAATAGTTTTATTTAATTCTACCAGTCTGTCTTTTAAGGCAGTAGTTTTTATAAACCAGCTATCCATTGGATAATAAAGAACAGGCTTATCAGTTCTCCAGCAATGTGGATAACTGTGCTCGTACTTCTCTACCTTAAACGCTTTATTCTCTTCTTTTAATTTTATCGCAATTAAAACGTCGGTTGATTTATAATCAGGATCAGACTCATCTTCACCGGTATAATTTTTTACATATTTTCCGGCAAAATCAGTTATTTCCTCAACAAAGCGGCCCTGGCGATCAACGATAGGCAGCTCCTTACCATCTTTATCCTTAACAAAGATTCCTTCGACGTTATTTTGAACTGAAACCCTATAGTCATCCGCACCAAAAGATTTTGCCAGGTGAACAATACCTGTACCATCTTCTGTTGTTACATAGTCTGCTTCCAAAACAGAAAAAGCAGGCTTCTCCAGTTTTATATAAGGTAGTAGCTGTTCATAATCAATTCCAACCAGCTCCTTACCGGTGAATTCATCTGTTACCTCATAAGGTATTTTCTTATCTCCAGGTTTAAAGTCTTTAAGACTAAGGTCTGCATGCTTTGGATTGAAGTAGGCAGAAATTCGGTCGGTAGCTAAGATTAATGAAACCGGAAGATTGGTATATGGGTTATACGTTTTAACTTTTGAGTATCTTATTTTTTCTCCTACAGCCAGAGAGTTATTTGCAGGTAAAGTCCATGGAGTTGTTGTCCAGGCTAAAAAGAAAACATCTTCATTTCCATCGAATAAAAATTCTGACTTCTCATTCTTCTCAACTTTAAACTGAGCAGTAATAGAAGTGTCCTTCACCATTTTATAGGTGCCTGGCTGGTTTAGCTCGTGAGAACTAAGACCTGTACCTGCTGCTGGAGAAAATGGTTGAATCGTATATCCTTTATAAAGAAGACCTTTATCGTAAAACTTCTTGAGCAAATGCCACAAGGTTTCCATGTATTTACGGTCAAAAGTGATGTACGGATCATCAAGATCAACCCAATATCCCATCCTTTCGGTAAGGTCATCCCATTCACTTTTAAATTTCATTACCGCTTCGCGGCATCTGGCATTATATTCTTCGACGGTAATTTTCGTACCTATATCTTCTTTCGTAATTCCTAATTCTTTTTCAACCTGAAGCTCAACAGGTAATCCGTGGGTATCCCAACCACCTTTACGCTTAACCTGCATTCCTTTAAGCGTTTTAAATCGACAGAACAAATCTTTTACTGTTCTGGCCATCACGTGGTGTATACCGGGAGTTCCGTTAGCAGAAGGAGGTCCTTCGTAAAAAGTAAATGAAGGAGCACCTTCACGGTTATCAACCGATGCCTCAAACACTTTATTTTCCTTCCAATAAGCCAGCATCTCATCTGCCAGCTTCGCATAGTCAGGTTGTTTATACTCAGGGTACTTCACTGCAATAATTTTAATTTTCAATAAGTTGCAAATTTAATGACGTAATAATAAGAATTGAGGTTTTTCTCGGGTTTTTTGAAAAGGACATAAAAAAAGCGCCTCCTCGGCGCTGACCTATGTTAAAGGTGGACACTCCTCGCGTCCTTTTTTATTAATAATAGCTGGCTGTAGGAGGAGGAGTCGAACCTCCACGAAGTGGTTAGCCTCTTGCGAGATTTATCCCAAACCTTCACCCCGAGACAGGAGGGCATGTCTGCCAATTTCATCACCCTACAGTATGAGTAAGGAATATTCCTTAAAGTGTTTTATTTAAAAGTGTTGTTTTCACTTTATTGCTGTAGAGGGAGGAGTCGAACCTCCACGAAGTGGTTAGTCTCTTACGAGATTTGTCCCAAGCCTTCACCCCCGAGACAGGAGGGCATGTCTGCCTGTTTCATCACCCTACAGTGTAGCTTAATATCCGGAAGCATTTCTTCCTTTGGTTTTTTAAAGTGTTTCCTTCACTTTGTTGCTGTAGAGGGAGGAGTCGAACCTCCACGAAGTGGTTAGCCTCTTGCGAGATTTATCCTAAGCCTTCACCCCCGAGACAGGAGGGTATGTCTGCCAGTTTCATCACCCTACAGTGTAAAAACGAAATTTTAAATATTTACCTCGTTTGGTTATTACAAATATCATTAATTGTAAATAATTATGCAAATACCGCAACAAAATAATTTAAATTTTACAAAACAGATAATTACAAGATCATAATTTGATCATATTAACAGACGATTTTCAATTTTTCTCTAATTTTTTAAGAATTTATTAATCTGAGGGAGTATAGATTTTTTAGAGAGGATAAAAAGCCTAATGAAATATTATAAAATTTTCATCAGGTAAAACTATATTTTGACTAACTGTTGTTATTTGCAAACAAAATACTCTTAGATGGAAAGAAAGGAGTTTCTTCAATTCTGGCTAGTTCTTTTCCGTCATCGGAAATTATTATTATGTCTTTAACCCAAAATTCTTTTTCAACAATGAGATCAGTCCATTGATAAGAATAAAAAACTTTCTTATCAAGATTGTGATATCCATGAAATATCGGAAGTGGAGTTGATGGGGTCATTGGAATATCTCCGGCTTTATTTACCGAACCAGACCCAATAATCATCAATTCTGTTTCAAGACTTTTGATATCATCCGAATCAATATTGCGCTTAAGATTAAGCCTGAGAGATTTCATAAACGCGTCAAACCGATTCCTTTTACCATTTAAGTAAATTTGATGCGATTCCTGACTTTTAAAAATATGGGATAAACGTAATTTTAACCGTTCGGCATTTTCAGTTTTGGTTGCTTCAAACTCCTTAAATAATCCAAAAACTCTCACACGAATCGGGAACTTACCCGGTTCATGGATTGAGGAATAATCAATAGTAATAAAATAGTTAAAAAAATTATCGGCGTGTTCGAGAATCATTTTCAGGTCATCAAAATCTCCCGAATTAGAGTCTCTGATATTTTTAAATTTATTAATAGCCGTACTTAGATCATTTTGCAATCCCTCGCTATCAAAATATGCGTCCTCCCCGTCTACTTGAAGCCTGACAATATTATCTATTTCTACAGATTGAAGAACTGTGTACAGCTTATGAAGTAACTGTATTGCTTCGAACGATTCCTTTTCTACTTTTTCTGAAAAAACCCCGGCAGTTATATAATGAAATAGCTTTTTTACCGAAGAATCGGGCTTTACACTTTCTATAACTGTTTCTTTCGAAGGGTCTACCAATATGTCTCCCTGAAAAAACATGATTAAACAATTTGCTCTAACAGAGTTCTGAAGGATACATGTCGATCTTTATATTTTTCATAATGCTCATTAATAAGGTCCGGAGCATGGTTTTCGAGGTATTCGTTGATTTTATTTATATCCTCAGCAAAATATTGAATAGAAAAAGTTGTGCCTTCAACGCCACTTTCTTCATTTAAAAGTCTGAACATTTTATACTCTTTAAACATTCCTGTATTCAAGACTTTTGGAATATGACTGGTTTTCATCCAATCCAACCATTCCTCTTCTATATCTTTATCTACATTAACTGTAACACTGTATAAAACCATTTGCCTTTTTTTTTGTTAATATGTAAATATACGATTCAATGATAAAAAAATACTTTATATATTTGATCATTTGAATCTTTTCATAACTATCAAAATATAAATAAAATCGCTTAATAACGGCAGGTAGAAGATGGTAAAATATTCGATTAAAGATTTAGAGCAGTTAAGTGGTATAAAAGCGCATACTCTCAGAATTTGGGAGCAACGATATAATATATTAAATCCTCAGCGAACAGTTACAAATATTCGCTATTATACAGACAAAGATCTCAAAAGTCTTTTAAATATCGCTCTACTTAATCAACACGGCTATAAAATTTCCAAAATAGCTGAAATGCCGAAAGATGAGCGTAATGAAATAATAAAAGACCTTGTCAAAAAGCCTGAAAACACTTCTTCACAAGTTAATAGTCTTACGGTTTCCATGCTGGAGCTGGATGAGATTGGTTTCGAAGAAAAGTTAAACAAGGCTATTCAAAGTATTGGTTTGGAACAGACTATGCTAAAGGTTCTATTGCCTTTTATGCAAAAAATAGGTGTTTTATGGCAAATAGGATCGATCAATCCCGCCCAGGAACATTTTATTTCAAATCTTATTATTCAAAAAATATATGCCGCAATAGATAGGTTAGGTCCTTATTACGCGGAGAATGATAAAAAAACATTTCTTTTATGGCTTGCTGAAGGCGAATATCATGAACTTATGCTTCTATTTGCTAATTACCTTTTAAAATCAAGAGGGTATAAGGTGATCTATCTTGGAGCTAATCTTCCATTCGAAGATCTTAAAACGATTTTTGAGCAGCATACCCCAGATGTTCTCTTCACTGTTTTTACTACATCCAATCTTCCTTACGACGTTTCTAAGTATGTCGAAGAATTGGTAAATATTTCCGGTAAAAGCGAGGTTTTGGTTTCAGGAAGCCAATTAGTAGATGTTGAAGCACAATTACCAAATAAGGTAAGAATCATTCCTTCACTAGACAATTTCATCTCCATGATTAGTTAATCAGCCAGTAACTAATCTATAATCCTTAAACAGTTTTTTAAATATCAGTCTTGAGGCTTAAGTATATAAGCCTTAAATGCTCCTATCGTTCATTTTAATAGGTAACTATAGGTGTAGAACATAAATTGTTCCAACAAATGTTTAACTTTTATTTGACATTAGTTAAACAATGTGTATATTTGTTTAAGAGATGTTCACAAAAGTTAAACATTATGACTGCATTAGAATTCGGATACAGATTAAACAGTTTAAGAGTTTTTCTTAAGCCATACGCTTACAGACTAACCAGAGACAATGATGAAGCCAATGATCTATTACAGGAAACGGTTCTGAAGGCTTTTAGTAACAGAGAAAAATTTTCAGAAGGTACCAATATCAAGGCATGGTTATATACCATTATGAAAAACACCTTCATTACAAATTACCAAAAGAAAGTCAGACAAAAAACCTTTGTAGATAAGACTGACAACGATCACTACATCAACAGTTCCAAGCACACAATCGAAAATGGTGCTTATGGTAATTTTAAAATGAAAGACATTAAAAGGTCAATTAAAAAGCTTGATGATAATTACAAAATTCCTTTTATGATGCA encodes the following:
- the ileS gene encoding isoleucine--tRNA ligase, which produces MKIKIIAVKYPEYKQPDYAKLADEMLAYWKENKVFEASVDNREGAPSFTFYEGPPSANGTPGIHHVMARTVKDLFCRFKTLKGMQVKRKGGWDTHGLPVELQVEKELGITKEDIGTKITVEEYNARCREAVMKFKSEWDDLTERMGYWVDLDDPYITFDRKYMETLWHLLKKFYDKGLLYKGYTIQPFSPAAGTGLSSHELNQPGTYKMVKDTSITAQFKVEKNEKSEFLFDGNEDVFFLAWTTTPWTLPANNSLAVGEKIRYSKVKTYNPYTNLPVSLILATDRISAYFNPKHADLSLKDFKPGDKKIPYEVTDEFTGKELVGIDYEQLLPYIKLEKPAFSVLEADYVTTEDGTGIVHLAKSFGADDYRVSVQNNVEGIFVKDKDGKELPIVDRQGRFVEEITDFAGKYVKNYTGEDESDPDYKSTDVLIAIKLKEENKAFKVEKYEHSYPHCWRTDKPVLYYPMDSWFIKTTALKDRLVELNKTINWKPASTGEGRFGNWLENLVDWNLSRSRYWGTPLPIWVSEDKSEEKCIGSIQELRDEVQKSIDAGFMSEQIAEDFDLHRPYVDDVVLVSSTGQKMFREPDLIDVWFDSGAMPYAQWHYPFENHETFDKNFPADFIAEGVDQTRGWFFTLHAIAGLLFDSVAYKNVISNGLVLDKNGNKMSKRVGNVINPFETLSQYGPDATRWYMISNANPWDNLKFNLEGVQEVQRRFFGTLHNTYSFFALYANLDNYEFAEDKGVINALTESDRWVISKLNSLIKDVDSAFTDYEPTRATRLIQDFVIDDLSNWYVRLNRKRFWRGDLNEDKKAAYYTLYKCLFTISKLASPVAPFYADKLYRDLLIASKDNGEVISVHLSDFPEIDETLVDKELEERMYLAQHISSLVHSIRKKNKIKVRQPLQKVMVPALNEKTAQYIAAVEDIVKSEVNVKEVELLDEESGVIVKRIKPNFRKLGKEYGPLMKDITKEISKFDQDDIKTLEQQNEYQITVGGEEIKLTLEDVEITSDDIPGWAVASEKGVTVALDITITDELRKEGFARDLVNRIQNLRKDKGLEVQDKINIIFESSDSVVKEAVSAHKEYICSETQALSLVESGVNGNGEELQIDDYTIKINIEVEK
- a CDS encoding lipoprotein signal peptidase translates to MKLTKFYLLTLLVIIVDQASKMWVYHNMYQGEDINVIGDWFKLHYTLNPGMAFGWKMDFEYGKLILTTFRIIAVGAIGYYIYYLYKKGVHDGLLYAIALILGGALGNVIDSTFYGVFLEGNVMYGALFPLFHGQVIDMLYFPMINTTFPEWVPYWGGDSFQFFRPVFNIADSCIFVGVVLIFINKKRFFND
- a CDS encoding MerR family transcriptional regulator; its protein translation is MVKYSIKDLEQLSGIKAHTLRIWEQRYNILNPQRTVTNIRYYTDKDLKSLLNIALLNQHGYKISKIAEMPKDERNEIIKDLVKKPENTSSQVNSLTVSMLELDEIGFEEKLNKAIQSIGLEQTMLKVLLPFMQKIGVLWQIGSINPAQEHFISNLIIQKIYAAIDRLGPYYAENDKKTFLLWLAEGEYHELMLLFANYLLKSRGYKVIYLGANLPFEDLKTIFEQHTPDVLFTVFTTSNLPYDVSKYVEELVNISGKSEVLVSGSQLVDVEAQLPNKVRIIPSLDNFISMIS
- a CDS encoding RNA polymerase sigma factor gives rise to the protein MTALEFGYRLNSLRVFLKPYAYRLTRDNDEANDLLQETVLKAFSNREKFSEGTNIKAWLYTIMKNTFITNYQKKVRQKTFVDKTDNDHYINSSKHTIENGAYGNFKMKDIKRSIKKLDDNYKIPFMMHYKGYKYYEIAEHLNVPIGTVKNRIHLARKELKEMLQVYRTV
- a CDS encoding transglutaminase-like domain-containing protein, with protein sequence MQEFLSAYRYINCDHPKVKSYAKKICSGLDSPVEKAIALYNRIRDDFRYNPYKLNFTEEGIQSSNLLERNYGYCVEKASLLVATARAEGIPARMGFANVKNHIGTSNLEEILETDVFVFHGYAELYLNERWVKLTPAFNKSLCDYLGVPVLEFDGENDAFFQQYDQTGKQLEFLHFYGTFEDIPFNLMLTELRSAYPHLSKYFTQGVVDFQEIRTELGIAS
- a CDS encoding DUF4286 family protein, with the protein product MVLYSVTVNVDKDIEEEWLDWMKTSHIPKVLNTGMFKEYKMFRLLNEESGVEGTTFSIQYFAEDINKINEYLENHAPDLINEHYEKYKDRHVSFRTLLEQIV